From a region of the Zingiber officinale cultivar Zhangliang chromosome 4B, Zo_v1.1, whole genome shotgun sequence genome:
- the LOC121977610 gene encoding subtilisin-like protease 3, with the protein MERLKRIHFPLCILLCFALSQASYAPIATPQRQTYIVHVRLPEGIAADQLQETFYRSFLSAVNPELKFIHAYTKVIHGFSVGLSELELAAMSALPGFVRAYPDRTYQLQTTHTPEFLGLHLRQGLWNQSNLGRGIIVGLLDTGIFPDHPSFDGTGMPPPPAKWKGRCDFNASSCNNKLIGARAFIGESPNESPVDDVGHGTHTASTAAGAPVPGAEVLGNAYGVATGMAPLAHIAMYKVCSGIGCASSDILAGMDAAVSDGVDVLSLSLGGPSVRFDEDAIAVGAFGAIDNGVFVSCAAGNSGPDPSSLSNEAPWILTVAAGTMDREIRSTVKLGNGQTLNGESLYQPKSFAPDLYPLVDAGASVFPLSRYCASSFFFGIDVKGKIVLCESGIVPNVQKGVFVKDAGGIGMIVMNQLYEGYTTFPNAHVLPASHVSFAAGDQIRAYINSTTNATAAFLFQGTVLGTSPAPVVSFFSSRGPSAASPGILKPDVIGPGVNVLAAWPSNLSPAPAQGPGFNIISGTSMSTPHLSGIAALIKSAHPDWSPAAIRSAIMTTANVLDKAGNPILNEQHLPADLFSIGAGYVNPIKAGNPGLVYDISPDDYISYLCGLGYTDAQLNVITRRNTTCQSAGSIQEKDLNYPSISVALSANATTVTLERRLKNVGAPSATYMAVVGAPSGVNVRVYPSILRFNSLNQEMKFSVTLNMAGGGSGGASATQGYLKWISSQREVRSPISVTYKM; encoded by the coding sequence ATGGAACGCCTCAAAAGGATTCACTTCCCACTCTGCATCCTCCTCTGCTTCGCTCTATCTCAGGCTTCCTATGCTCCCATCGCCACCCCGCAACGCCAGACTTACATAGTCCACGTGCGGCTGCCGGAGGGCATCGCGGCGGACCAGCTGCAGGAGACCTTTTACAGATCTTTCCTCTCTGCGGTGAATCCTGAGCTGAAATTCATCCACGCGTACACCAAAGTCATACATGGCTTCTCCGTTGGGTTGTCGGAGCTTGAGCTGGCGGCCATGTCGGCACTTCCTGGTTTTGTGCGTGCTTACCCCGACCGCACCTATCAGTTGCAGACCACCCACACGCCGGAATTCTTGGGGTTGCACCTCCGACAGGGACTGTGGAATCAATCCAACTTAGGCCGAGGCATTATCGTCGGACTCTTGGACACCGGCATCTTCCCCGACCATCCTTCTTTCGACGGTACTGGGATGCCGCCGCCGCCCGCTAAGTGGAAGGGACGGTGCGACTTCAACGCGTCTAGCTGCAACAACAAGCTCATCGGAGCCAGAGCATTTATTGGCGAATCGCCGAATGAGTCCCCGGTGGACGACGTGGGACACGGCACCCACACGGCTAGCACAGCCGCCGGAGCACCGGTGCCCGGCGCTGAAGTCCTAGGAAATGCCTACGGCGTCGCCACTGGCATGGCGCCCCTCGCGCACATCGCCATGTACAAAGTCTGCAGCGGCATCGGTTGCGCCAGCAGTGATATATTGGCCGGAATGGACGCGGCGGTGTCCGACGGAGTCGACGtgctctctctttctctcggTGGTCCCTCGGTGCGATTTGACGAGGACGCCATCGCGGTGGGCGCCTTCGGGGCGATCGACAATGGGGTGTTCGTGAGCTGCGCGGCAGGCAATTCGGGACCAGACCCGAGCTCACTCTCCAACGAGGCGCCGTGGATCCTCACAGTCGCCGCCGGAACAATGGACAGGGAGATCAGGTCGACGGTGAAGCTCGGCAATGGCCAAACATTGAACGGAGAGTCCCTGTACCAGCCCAAGTCCTTCGCCCCCGATCTCTACCCTCTGGTTGACGCCGGAGCAAGCGTTTTCCCACTCTCCCGCTACTGCGCCAGTAGCTTCTTCTTCGGCATCGACGTCAAGGGAAAGATCGTGCTGTGCGAATCGGGAATAGTCCCAAATGTGCAAAAGGGGGTCTTCGTGAAGGACGCCGGCGGCATCGGCATGATCGTCATGAACCAATTGTATGAGGGCTACACTACATTCCCTAACGCTCACGTGCTCCCGGCATCCCATGTCAGTTTCGCCGCCGGAGATCAAATCAGAGCCTACATCAACTCCACCACCAACGCCACAGCGGCATTCCTGTTCCAAGGCACCGTTCTCGGCACATCCCCTGCTCCGGTCGTCTCATTCTTCTCTTCAAGAGGCCCAAGCGCGGCTAGTCCCGGCATTTTGAAACCGGACGTCATCGGCCCCGGCGTCAACGTCTTGGCGGCCTGGCCATCCAACTTATCGCCGGCGCCGGCACAGGGCCCAGGATTCAATATAATATCAGGGACTTCCATGTCCACCCCTCATCTCAGCGGCATTGCCGCTCTCATCAAAAGCGCCCACCCAGACTGGTCTCCTGCCGCCATCAGATCCGCCATCATGACGACCGCCAATGTGTTGGACAAGGCCGGAAACCCGATCCTGAACGAGCAACACCTCCCGGCCGATCTTTTCTCAATCGGCGCCGGCTATGTCAACCCCATCAAGGCCGGAAACCCTGGCCTAGTCTACGACATTTCTCCCGACGACTACATTTCCTACCTATGCGGCTTGGGCTACACCGACGCCCAACTCAATGTGATAACGAGGAGAAACACTACCTGCCAAAGCGCCGGCAGCATCCAAGAAAAGGACTTGAACTATCCTTCCATCTCAGTGGCGCTCAGCGCCAACGCAACCACGGTGACCCTGGAGCGAAGGCTCAAGAACGTGGGGGCGCCGTCGGCGACCTACATGGCCGTGGTCGGCGCGCCGTCCGGAGTGAACGTGCGCGTGTACCCGTCGATTCTGCGCTTCAACAGCCTGAACCAAGAGATGAAGTTCAGTGTGACGTTGAATATGGCTGGTGGTGGAAGCGGCGGTGCGAGTGCAACGCAGGGCTACTTGAAGTGGATTTCGAGTCAGCGGGAAGTGAGGAGTCCGATCTCAGTGACCTACAAAATGTAG